The DNA segment AAGGCAACAGGGCTTTTGGATCAAGCTGTGTCTTTAAACCAACGCAACGACATTTATCTTAGAAATTTGGCGCAAAGTTTGCAGGCGCAAATTAATCAAGAGCTAGCGGCTACGCCGACCGAAGAGGGCGCTAAAAAAATCCAAGAACTTATCGCGGCGGACATTAATGTGGCAAAGCGCGCGACAGAAATTTCTCCGAAAAATTCAACTAACTGGGCAACACTGGCGTCAATTTACCAGACAATTATGTCGATAATTCCGGGAGCTGACGAATGGGCTGTAAGTTCTTGGCAGAAAGCGATTGAATTTGAGCCGGCAAATCCGTATCTTTATACAGAATTAGGAAAAACCTACGCGGCAATGGCTGATTTGCTTGCTCCAAATCTTCAGTCAAAAGATGATAAAGTAAAAGCTGAGGCAGAAACAAAAGTTAAAGAAAATTTAGACAAAGCCGAGGAACAACTTAACAAAGCTATCACGACTAAAGCAGATTATGCGCCAGCTCATTTTGAATTGGCGTTAGTTTATAGCCGACAAGGAAAAGTCAATGAGGCGATTAGTAAATTAGAAGAAATTAAGGCCGATTTGCCAAATGATATTGGGGTGGCCTTCCAGCTCGGTTTGCTTTACGCGCAAAATAAAGAATTAGACAAGGCTGTTGCCGAATTGGAACGAGTAGTTGGGCTCGCGCCGAGCTTTGCTAACGCCCGTTGGTATCTCGCGGCGATTTACGAAGAGCAAGGTAAAAAAGATTTAGCGCTTGGCGAACTGGAAGAAATTTTAAAGACCAACCCTGACAATGAAATTGTTAAACAGAAAATTGATTCTTTAAAAAACCCGTCCACTGGAGAGCCAGCGGTTTTACCGACCCCAATTCCTGAAACGGTTCCAGCGCAGTAAAATTGGTTGACCACGTACAAAGTAAAGGTGAATCAATATGTGTTCAGTAAACAATGAAGGTAAATATAGTTTTTGCTCTGCCGGGCGCAAAGAAACCTAAACTTTGTATCGTAGTTGACAAAATTATAAATTGTTGTAACCTTAAAAAATCTCCCGCCTGGATTTATGGTTTTGGGCCTATAGTATAGTAGTAAAACGCCTCCATGGCATGGAGGAGTCGAGGGTGCGATTCCCTCTAGGTCCACCAAAAATTCCGGCGGGAGATTTTAGTTGATTTTTATTTTAAATAAAAAATAAAGAGTATGTCTTTTAAAGTGGGAATTGTTGGTCTGCCAAACGTGGGGAAGTCAACCCTTTTTAAAGCGTTGACTCGAAAACAAGTAGACATCGCCAATTATCCTTTTTGCACTATTGAACCAAATGTGGGGACGGTTGCCGTGCCCGATTTCCGTTTACAAAAATTAAATGATTTTTATAATTCGGCGAAAATTGTTCCGACCGTGATTGAATTTGTAGACATTGCCGGTCTTGTGAAAGGCGCCCACGAAGGTCAGGGTTTGGGCAATAAATTTTTGTCGCATATTAGGGAAGTAGACGCTATCTGCCAGGTGATTCGGGCTTTTGAAGATCCTAATGTCATTCATGTAGATGGAAAAATTAATCCCATTTCTGATTTAGAAGTTATAAATTTGGAATTAATTTTTGCCGATCAAGATACAGTTAAAAAAAGACTCACGAGTTTGGCTGGCGAACTTAAGGGTGGCAAAGAAAAAATACTTCTTAAGACCAATGAAACACTTTTAAAAATTAGCGATGCTTTGGAAAAGGGAATAATGGCTGCAGCACTTGGCCTTGACGAGGAGGAAAAATTTTTGGTTAAAGAATTGAATTTATTATCTTTAAAGCCGACGTTTTACGCCTTAAACGTGGCAGAAGCTGATATAAAAGCCGATAAAAAAGAAATTTTGAAAAAGTTTAATTTGCCACTTGATCCGGAAAAAGTAATTTTAGTTTCGGCAAAAATTGAGTCGGAATTAGCAGAACTTCCGCCAGAAGAGGCAAAAAATTATTTGAAAGAGTTGGGTCTGGAAGAATCCGGTTTGGACAAATTGATCAGGGCGAGTTATTATGAACTCAATTTGATCACCTTTTTTACGGCCGGACCAAAAGAAGCACATGCCTGGACAATAGCCCGAGGAACTCTGGCGCCACAGGCTGCCGGTAAAATTCATACTGATTTTGAACGCGGGTTTATCGCGGCTGAAGTTATAAATTGGAAAGATTTGTTAGATTCCGGCGGAGACGTTGGGGCGAAAGAGAAGGGATTAATTCGGCTGGAAGGAAAAGAATACGTGATGCAAGACGGCGATACGGTAGAATTTAGATTTAATGTGTAATAAAAAAATCCTTGCCATTTTGCGAGGATTTTTAAATTTTTATTTAAAGAGAAAAAATAAAAATTTCCCGCCAGACGAATTGGTCGGGCCGGGAGTAGAGAATAGAATTACGCGGCGTAATTTCTAAAAATGGATATTTTTTAAAATCTTTTGGTAGAAGGTCGGTCGCAGAAAAGCCGATTTTTTTTATTTCGTCCAGAATCGGTAAAAATAAATCTTGTTTTTCTGTATGAAAAACAGGGAAGAGAATTGCAATTCGGCCGTCGGATTTTATAATTTTTTTAAATTCTCGGAAAGCGGCAAGATAAAGGTCGGAAAGTTCTCTGATAATTTGTTGGATTTTTTCTTGAGGTTCGTCGCCATGGAGAGGTGGACCAAGGTATGGTTCAGTGATAATCGCATCGATTGATTGCGAGGGAAATTTTTTTGAAATTTCCTTGGCGTCAGCTTCTAATAATTTATAATTTTTTGTTTCCAGGTTATAATTTTTTTTCAACCATTCTAAGTTTTCTTTTGCTCCGGATAAAGTTTCGGGGTTAATATCCGTGCCAATTAAATTTTCGTAGCCCCAAAGCAGCGCTTCTTCCAAAATTGTGGCAAAGCCGCAGAACGGATCTAAAAGAGCAGAGTGTTTGTCTATTCGCGCTAAATTAAGCATAATTTTAGCAAGTTTCGGCGGCATTAATCCGACTCGCATGCTTCGGGCGGGTCTGCCATAATCGCGGAAACTCAGATCTTCAAATTCTTGGACTGCCAAAGTTTTACCGAGATAATTTTTTTCTTTGCCAATCAAAAAAACTAATTCGGCGCCGGCCTCGGTCAGCAATTTATTTTTCTTTACTACGACTGAACTTAAATTTTTTTCTTTTGAAGTTACCCACCTAGCCTGGATTTTCGCCTCCTTGAGCAGGTTTTTTATTTCCATGGCTAGATTTTTTATTTTTTGAGTTCCCTTGTTTAAGCGCGCGACAGAAACATCTTCATCTAATTTATAAAAACTAAAGCCAAAATAAATTTTTTTAGCCGAAGAATTTTTCAAAATTTCAGCGATGTCTTCGGCCGCGAATTCGTCCGGCATTTCAAGGATTTCCCCAAATTTAACCGTACCCCCGAGGCGCGGCATGATTTCATTAGCAGAAAGTTCACCTTCAATATCGGCTACAATGGCTTCGTTTGAAAGGTGGTTAAAAATAGCTTGTTCGTCCAAAACGGCGGCTAGCTCCGCGCTTGACAAAGTTGGATTTCTGCCTAAAATAAAGAAGTATTTCATATTTTTTAAGTTTTACGAGTATCGGCTGGATTTTGGTTTATTATATCACATCTTGCCTCATTAGAAATTCTTGGCAAAATTTTTTATAAAATTTTTGTTTCAATGTGTCCACGAAACAAGCCATAAAATATTTTCTTAAAATAGGCATTTTAAAATAAAAATAAATTTTTAACGGGGCTTGCGTAAATTTTAGCCCTGTGCTAAACTTTTAGAAACTTTATTATCCAGCGAGTGCGATCCCGCAGTACTGCGGGACGACGAGCGCAGGTAAATACCTTATTTAAACAGTTTTATGAAACATTACGAATTATTGTTCATCATTCCTGGAAAATATACCGAGGAAGAGATGGAAGCTATCAGCGGAAAAATCAATGAAACAGTTAAAAAATACGGAGGGGAAATAACCTCAACCGATAATTTGGGTTCCAAAAAATTGGCCTACCCGATTGCCGATGTCCAGGTTGGGAACTATCTTGTGATTGAGTTTAACAGCGAAGCAGAAAAAATCAAGGAGCTTGAGGGTGAATTAAAGTTAACCCAAGAAGTTTTAAGGTTTAGCATCACTTTGAAAAAACTTAAAACCCAAGAAGATATAGAGGCGGAAAAAATCAGAAAAGAAAAAATGGTTCAAAAGCAGAAGGCGGAAGAAGTAAAGGCAGAGCCTGCGCCAAAAGTTAGTCTTGAGGAATTAGATAAAAAACTTGGGGAAATTCTTGAAGGCGACATTATCTAAAATAATACATAATTAGAAAAAGTATGAATTTAAATAAAGCAATGATCATTGGAAATCTGACCCGCGATCCGGAAGTAAAAACAACTCCCTCGGGACAAAATGTGGCGTCTTTTTCCGTGGCGACGAACCGTGTTTGGACAAATGCTCAAGGACAAAAACAAGAAGCGGTGGAATACCACAATATCGTCGCTTGGGGAAAATTGGCAGAAATTTGCGGCCAGTATTTGAATAAAGGTAAAAAAATTTATATTGAAGGGCGGCTTCAGACAAGAGATTGGCAAGGGCAAGACGGAGTAAAAAGATATAAAACAGAAATTGTCGCGGAGAACATGATTATGCTAGACCGTGGCGGCTCGTCTGGTGGCCAGGGATCAGCGCCAGCAGTAAGTCAGTCCATGGAAGAACAGGGTCCAGCCGAAGAGCCGCAAGAAGAAGAAATTAAAGTTGAAAATATTCCTTTTTAAACAGATCTTTAATTAAACTATGATGAGACAACAAAGTGCAAGCACAACAATCGCCGGACGAAAGACCTGCCATTTCTGCGCTAATAATGTTAAGGAGATTGATTTTAAAGACGAGCCAACTCTTAGAAAGTTTATATCGTCTTACGGTAAAATTGTTCCGCGTCGAAAAAGCGGCGTTTGTTCCAAGCATCAACGCAAGTTGGCGTTGGCGATAAAACGGGCAAGAATCCTGGGGATTTTACCTTTCACGAACAAGTAAATATGGCGAAGTGATAAAATCCACTCTTTGAAACCAGAGTGGATTTTGTAATGATAAGAGGAAGTATCAATTTATGACGCCTAATTGGACGATTTTAAAAAAAGAGAAAGAGAGACAAAAAAAGTTTTTTTTGAGGGCAAAAATTATTTTATTGATTAGGGATTTTTTTTCTAGGGAAAATTTTTTAGAAGTAGAAACGCCAAGTCTTGTAAAACTTCCGGGGATGGAACCATCTCTTGACCCCGTTAAGGTAACCCTTTCGATTTTAGGCGGAAGGCGCGAGACATATCTTATAACTTCTCCTGAGTACGCGATGAAGAAAATTTTAGCGGCCGGATTTCCGAAAATTTTTCAGATCTGTAAAAGTTTTCGCGGGGGAGAGGCCATGGACGATTTACATAATCCCGAGTTCACTATCTTGGAATGGTACAGGACGCACGCAGACTATAAGGATATTATGGACGATGTAGAGAAAATGATAATGTTTGTTGGCGCTAATCTGAAAAATAAAAAACGCGTAACTATCCCCAAAAAAAATAAAAGTTTAAAAATAAAATACCAGGGGAAAATAATTGATTTAACGCCGCCGTGGCCGAGACTGACTGTCAGGGAAGTATTTTCTAAATATGCCGAGATTGATTTAGATAAAGTGCTAGAAAGAGATCAAATAGAGCGCGCGGCCGTAAAGAAGGGTTATGTTATTTCAAAAAACGATAGTTTTGACGATATTTTCTTTAAAATATTTTTAAACGAGATTGAGCCTTATCTGGGCCAAGGAAAACCAACAATCCTTTATGATTGGCCAGCCCAGATGGCGGCGCTTTCGCGTCAGAAAAAAATCGATCCACGCTATGCTGAAAGGTTTGAAGTTTATATTGGTGGTTTGGAGCTAGGAAACGCCTTTTCAGAATTAGTTGATCCGGACGAACAAAGAAGGCGGCTTGTCGGGGAAAGAAATTTGAGAAAGGCGCTGGGAAAAGAAATTTATGATATTGATGAGGATTTTTTGAAAGCCCTTCGTGAAATTCCGCCGTCTGGGGGTATTGCCATGGGGGTAGACAGGATTGCGATGCTCTTCGCGGACGCTAAAAGTCTTGATGAAGTTATTTTTTTTCCAGCCAAACAAAATTTATAAAATTTAAGATTATAATCCTAAATTTATGGCTTCAACACAAGACATTAAAAGAGGTGTGGTAATTTCATGGAAAAATGATCCACATCTTGTGACTGAATTTCAACACATTATGCCGGGCAAGGGCTCCGCATTTGTGCGCACAAAATTAAAAAACTTAAAAACAGGAAAAGTTTTGGAAAACACTTTTAAGG comes from the Patescibacteria group bacterium genome and includes:
- the ychF gene encoding redox-regulated ATPase YchF, which produces MSFKVGIVGLPNVGKSTLFKALTRKQVDIANYPFCTIEPNVGTVAVPDFRLQKLNDFYNSAKIVPTVIEFVDIAGLVKGAHEGQGLGNKFLSHIREVDAICQVIRAFEDPNVIHVDGKINPISDLEVINLELIFADQDTVKKRLTSLAGELKGGKEKILLKTNETLLKISDALEKGIMAAALGLDEEEKFLVKELNLLSLKPTFYALNVAEADIKADKKEILKKFNLPLDPEKVILVSAKIESELAELPPEEAKNYLKELGLEESGLDKLIRASYYELNLITFFTAGPKEAHAWTIARGTLAPQAAGKIHTDFERGFIAAEVINWKDLLDSGGDVGAKEKGLIRLEGKEYVMQDGDTVEFRFNV
- a CDS encoding methyltransferase domain-containing protein, which produces MKYFFILGRNPTLSSAELAAVLDEQAIFNHLSNEAIVADIEGELSANEIMPRLGGTVKFGEILEMPDEFAAEDIAEILKNSSAKKIYFGFSFYKLDEDVSVARLNKGTQKIKNLAMEIKNLLKEAKIQARWVTSKEKNLSSVVVKKNKLLTEAGAELVFLIGKEKNYLGKTLAVQEFEDLSFRDYGRPARSMRVGLMPPKLAKIMLNLARIDKHSALLDPFCGFATILEEALLWGYENLIGTDINPETLSGAKENLEWLKKNYNLETKNYKLLEADAKEISKKFPSQSIDAIITEPYLGPPLHGDEPQEKIQQIIRELSDLYLAAFREFKKIIKSDGRIAILFPVFHTEKQDLFLPILDEIKKIGFSATDLLPKDFKKYPFLEITPRNSILYSRPDQFVWREIFIFSL
- the rpsF gene encoding 30S ribosomal protein S6, coding for MKHYELLFIIPGKYTEEEMEAISGKINETVKKYGGEITSTDNLGSKKLAYPIADVQVGNYLVIEFNSEAEKIKELEGELKLTQEVLRFSITLKKLKTQEDIEAEKIRKEKMVQKQKAEEVKAEPAPKVSLEELDKKLGEILEGDII
- a CDS encoding single-stranded DNA-binding protein; protein product: MNLNKAMIIGNLTRDPEVKTTPSGQNVASFSVATNRVWTNAQGQKQEAVEYHNIVAWGKLAEICGQYLNKGKKIYIEGRLQTRDWQGQDGVKRYKTEIVAENMIMLDRGGSSGGQGSAPAVSQSMEEQGPAEEPQEEEIKVENIPF
- the rpsR gene encoding 30S ribosomal protein S18, with the translated sequence MMRQQSASTTIAGRKTCHFCANNVKEIDFKDEPTLRKFISSYGKIVPRRKSGVCSKHQRKLALAIKRARILGILPFTNK
- the epmA gene encoding EF-P lysine aminoacylase EpmA, which produces MTPNWTILKKEKERQKKFFLRAKIILLIRDFFSRENFLEVETPSLVKLPGMEPSLDPVKVTLSILGGRRETYLITSPEYAMKKILAAGFPKIFQICKSFRGGEAMDDLHNPEFTILEWYRTHADYKDIMDDVEKMIMFVGANLKNKKRVTIPKKNKSLKIKYQGKIIDLTPPWPRLTVREVFSKYAEIDLDKVLERDQIERAAVKKGYVISKNDSFDDIFFKIFLNEIEPYLGQGKPTILYDWPAQMAALSRQKKIDPRYAERFEVYIGGLELGNAFSELVDPDEQRRRLVGERNLRKALGKEIYDIDEDFLKALREIPPSGGIAMGVDRIAMLFADAKSLDEVIFFPAKQNL